In Brucella melitensis bv. 1 str. 16M, a genomic segment contains:
- a CDS encoding competence/damage-inducible protein A → MSHDPRQAVRAAMLAIGDELLSGRTKDRNIGHLADVLTAAGIDLKEVRIVPDEEDAIVAALNALRANYDYVFTSGGIGPTHDDITADAVSTAFGVPCIHDETALKLLGDNYARRGLEFTESRKRMARMPQGSQHIPNPVSTAPGFHIGNVYVMAGVPSVFQAMLDNVLPTLRTGRKLFSKAVECPFGEGVIGAPLAAIQQENPETVIGSYPKFENGRFSTELVVRGSDMEKIDRAVAAIEHMIASLKQEGAA, encoded by the coding sequence ATGAGTCATGATCCCCGGCAGGCCGTGAGGGCTGCGATGCTCGCTATCGGTGACGAACTTCTTTCCGGCCGCACCAAGGACAGGAATATAGGCCATCTGGCCGATGTTCTGACCGCTGCGGGCATTGATCTCAAGGAGGTGCGGATTGTTCCCGATGAAGAGGATGCCATTGTTGCCGCACTGAACGCCTTGCGCGCGAACTATGATTATGTGTTCACCTCCGGCGGTATCGGCCCGACGCATGACGACATTACCGCCGATGCCGTTTCCACGGCGTTTGGCGTGCCCTGCATCCATGACGAAACGGCTTTGAAGCTTCTGGGCGACAATTATGCGCGCCGGGGACTGGAATTTACCGAATCCCGCAAGCGCATGGCGCGGATGCCGCAAGGCTCGCAACATATTCCAAATCCTGTTTCGACGGCTCCCGGTTTTCATATCGGCAATGTCTACGTGATGGCGGGCGTTCCGTCGGTCTTTCAGGCCATGCTCGATAATGTGCTTCCCACGCTGCGCACCGGCCGCAAGCTTTTTTCAAAAGCCGTGGAATGCCCCTTCGGCGAAGGTGTGATTGGTGCTCCGCTGGCCGCAATCCAGCAGGAAAACCCGGAAACGGTCATCGGCTCCTATCCGAAATTCGAGAACGGCCGTTTCAGCACGGAATTGGTTGTTCGTGGCAGCGATATGGAAAAAATCGACAGGGCTGTCGCGGCTATCGAACACATGATCGCTTCGCTGAAGCAGGAGGGGGCGGCGTGA
- a CDS encoding universal stress protein, with protein MSYKTVVAYSRSEAELKRVLSAIGLLRQKVPDIHVIGLYAIPSPIVYADPNGFIDPGMFELHDKQHKELSERLKHVFEEEMRRQGINYEFRVTRSDTGTAADGVLASCLGAELLIAGQRDPNDPATNDETADTIVFNASCPVLLVPYAPVLPMVSLDRIVVAFNGKREAARAAFDALPLIKQAGRTEIIWIDPPEAEGEDETLGGSELAEALARHGVGVEVLALASQGRHAQDALREHLIAERADLLVMGAYSHSRLRELVFGGVTRSLLNDLPILTLFAR; from the coding sequence ATGTCCTACAAGACGGTGGTTGCCTATTCCCGCAGTGAAGCGGAGTTGAAAAGGGTCCTGTCCGCCATCGGGCTGTTGAGGCAGAAAGTGCCCGATATCCACGTGATCGGACTCTATGCCATCCCTTCTCCCATCGTCTATGCCGACCCTAACGGCTTTATCGATCCCGGCATGTTCGAGCTGCACGACAAGCAGCACAAGGAATTATCCGAACGGCTGAAGCATGTCTTCGAGGAAGAAATGCGCCGTCAGGGGATCAATTATGAGTTTCGCGTTACCCGGTCGGATACCGGAACGGCAGCCGATGGCGTTCTCGCCTCCTGCCTTGGTGCGGAACTGCTGATTGCGGGCCAGCGCGACCCCAATGACCCGGCAACCAATGACGAAACCGCTGATACCATTGTTTTCAACGCAAGCTGCCCGGTTCTGCTGGTACCCTATGCGCCGGTTCTGCCCATGGTTTCGCTTGATCGGATCGTGGTCGCGTTTAACGGAAAGCGCGAAGCCGCACGTGCCGCTTTCGATGCCCTGCCACTCATCAAGCAAGCTGGCAGGACTGAAATCATCTGGATCGATCCACCGGAAGCGGAGGGAGAAGATGAGACGCTTGGCGGCAGCGAACTGGCCGAGGCGCTGGCACGCCATGGGGTGGGGGTTGAAGTGCTGGCGCTTGCCTCCCAGGGCCGCCATGCGCAGGACGCGCTACGCGAGCATCTGATTGCCGAGCGCGCCGATCTTCTGGTTATGGGGGCATACAGCCATTCGCGCCTGCGTGAGCTTGTGTTTGGTGGTGTCACCCGCTCCCTGCTCAACGACCTGCCCATCCTGACGCTTTTCGCGCGCTAA
- the gpt gene encoding xanthine phosphoribosyltransferase, translating to MSLPDKAFPVSWDQFHRDARALAWRIAGLDREWRAIVAITRGGLVPAAIICRELGIRLIETVCIASYHDYTSQGEMQVLKGIGASLLENQGEGVIVVDDLTDTGKTAAIVREMMPRAHFATVYAKPKGRPLIDTLRHGGLTGYLDLFPMGYGLHLSGADCWRKTRLNETK from the coding sequence ATGTCCTTGCCCGATAAAGCCTTTCCCGTTTCCTGGGATCAGTTTCACCGCGATGCCCGCGCCCTCGCCTGGCGAATTGCCGGTCTGGATCGTGAATGGCGCGCCATCGTAGCGATCACGCGCGGAGGGCTCGTGCCGGCTGCCATCATCTGCCGCGAACTGGGTATCCGCCTCATTGAAACCGTCTGCATCGCTTCCTATCACGATTACACGTCACAGGGCGAAATGCAGGTTCTCAAAGGGATCGGAGCATCTCTTCTGGAAAATCAGGGTGAAGGCGTCATTGTGGTGGACGACCTGACCGACACAGGCAAGACCGCCGCAATCGTGCGCGAGATGATGCCGCGCGCGCATTTTGCCACCGTATATGCAAAGCCGAAGGGCCGTCCGCTTATCGACACCCTTCGTCACGGAGGTCTCACAGGATACCTGGATCTATTTCCCATGGGATATGGGCTTCACCTATCAGGAGCCGATTGCTGGCGGAAAACGCGGCTAAATGAAACCAAATGA
- a CDS encoding NUDIX hydrolase → MKTQAKQLVATEKRILTPSGRLQQVAALVYRREMGALQVLVITSRGTGRWIIPKGWPQVGRTLAGAALREAFEEAGIRGDVSRDPIGSYIYCKMDLPPERINQFTVAVYAVQFTSQEKDWPEREQRLCEWVSPGEAANRVEEVELKQILNGFADSGFAAAAE, encoded by the coding sequence GTGAAGACGCAGGCCAAACAACTCGTTGCAACGGAGAAGCGTATTCTGACGCCTTCTGGTCGTTTGCAGCAGGTTGCAGCGCTTGTCTATCGTCGCGAGATGGGCGCTTTGCAGGTGCTTGTCATCACGAGCCGCGGCACGGGCCGCTGGATCATCCCCAAGGGCTGGCCGCAAGTGGGCCGTACACTGGCTGGAGCCGCGCTGCGCGAAGCTTTCGAGGAAGCGGGTATACGCGGCGATGTTTCTCGTGACCCCATCGGCAGCTACATTTATTGCAAGATGGATCTGCCGCCGGAGCGCATCAACCAGTTCACGGTGGCCGTCTATGCCGTCCAGTTTACTTCACAGGAGAAGGACTGGCCGGAACGGGAACAGCGTTTGTGTGAATGGGTGTCCCCTGGCGAGGCAGCCAACCGCGTCGAAGAGGTGGAGCTGAAGCAGATACTGAACGGCTTTGCTGATTCGGGCTTTGCCGCCGCTGCTGAATAA
- a CDS encoding vitamin B12-dependent ribonucleotide reductase: MKIERRFTKENQSAYADIAFRTATSEIKNPDGSIVFRLENINVPAQFSQVAADILAQKYFRKAGVPACLKKVEENDVPSWLWRSVADEDALSKLPEGERYGSEMDACQVFDRLAGTWTYWGWKGGYFDSEEDAVAFRDELAYMLATQRVAPNSPQWFNTGLSWAYGIDGPGQGHFYVDWQTGKLTKSKSAYEHPQPHACFIQSVGDDLVNEGGIMDLWVREARLFKYGSGTGSNFSHLRGEGEKLSGGGKSSGLMSFLKIGDRAAGAIKSGGTTRRAAKMVVVDIDHPDIEEYIDWKVKEEQKVASLVTGSKIVKQHLTAIMKACVNCEADKDDCFDPAKNPALKREIKAAKKNQVPENYVKRVIQFARQGYTDIQFKTYDTDWDSEAYLTVSGQNSNNSVSLKDEFLRAVENDGDWNLTARRDGRVMKTLKARDLWEKIGYAAWASADPGLHYNTTMNDWHTCPSAGPIRASNPCSEYMFLDDTACNLASINLLTYRNKDGSFDIAAYEHTARLWTIVLEISVMMAQFPSREIARLSYEYRTLGLGYANIGGLLMTSGIPYDSKEGRAICGALTAIMTGVAYATSAEMAKELGTFPSYEPNAQHMLRVIRNHRRAAHGERQGYEGLAVNPVALIAEDCPDQDLIAHARAAWDKALELGEKHGYRNAQATVIAPTGTIGLVMDCDTTGIEPDFALVKFKKLAGGGYFKIINRAVPEALRTLGYSESQIAEIEAYAVGHGNLNQAPGVNPSSLKSKGFTDEKIEALNAALKSAFDIKFAFNKWTLGEDFCKDVLKLTDEQLNDFSFELLPVLGFSKKDIEAANIHVCGAMTLEGAPFLKEEHYAVFDCANPCGKIGKRYLSVESHIHMMAAAQPFISGAISKTINMPNEATVEDCKNAYMLSWKLALKANALYRDGSKLSQPLNSSLIADDEDEDDALEALIEAPAAARAVQVTERIVEKVVEKIIHEREKLPNRRQGYTQKAVVGGHKVYLRTGEFGDGRLGEIFIDMHKEGAAFRAMMNNFAIAVSLGLQYGVPLEEYVEAFTFTKFEPAGMVIGNDAIKTATSIIDYVFRELAVSYLGRNDLAHVDTSDFGNTALGKGIKEGKTNLVSTGWTRGYKPTLVTNTLPGNEAKGSVNSAPQASNVTTLKSSGPAANRPATIGLVTDGATAFKRDFEEQQPAPAPLQESSAATELFSDKAAADAASARAESANAAKKLEADRRIKSMMQGYTGDSCSECQNFTMVRNGTCLKCDTCGATSGCS; this comes from the coding sequence ATGAAGATCGAACGCCGCTTTACGAAAGAGAATCAATCGGCTTATGCGGACATCGCGTTCCGGACTGCGACCAGCGAGATCAAGAATCCCGATGGGTCCATCGTATTCCGTCTTGAAAACATCAATGTGCCCGCACAATTCAGCCAGGTCGCCGCTGACATTCTCGCACAGAAATATTTCCGCAAGGCGGGCGTGCCCGCCTGCCTCAAGAAGGTTGAGGAGAATGACGTTCCCTCGTGGCTCTGGCGCTCGGTTGCCGACGAGGATGCGCTCTCCAAGCTGCCGGAAGGCGAACGCTACGGTTCGGAAATGGACGCTTGCCAGGTGTTCGATCGCCTCGCTGGCACATGGACCTATTGGGGCTGGAAGGGCGGCTATTTCGATTCGGAAGAAGACGCCGTCGCCTTCCGTGACGAGCTTGCCTATATGCTCGCCACCCAGCGCGTCGCACCCAACAGCCCGCAATGGTTCAACACCGGCCTTTCTTGGGCCTATGGCATTGATGGTCCCGGACAGGGCCATTTCTATGTCGACTGGCAGACCGGCAAGCTGACCAAGTCCAAGTCGGCCTATGAGCATCCGCAGCCGCACGCCTGCTTCATCCAGTCGGTTGGCGATGATCTCGTCAATGAAGGCGGCATCATGGATCTGTGGGTGCGTGAAGCGCGCCTGTTCAAATATGGTTCCGGCACAGGTTCCAATTTCAGCCATCTGCGCGGCGAAGGCGAAAAGCTTTCCGGCGGCGGCAAGTCCTCCGGCCTCATGAGCTTCCTCAAGATCGGCGACCGCGCCGCGGGCGCGATCAAGTCCGGCGGCACGACGCGCCGCGCTGCCAAGATGGTGGTGGTGGATATCGACCACCCGGATATCGAAGAATATATCGACTGGAAGGTGAAGGAAGAGCAGAAGGTTGCTTCGCTAGTCACCGGCTCCAAGATCGTCAAGCAGCATCTGACCGCGATCATGAAGGCCTGCGTCAACTGCGAAGCAGATAAAGACGATTGCTTCGATCCGGCGAAGAACCCGGCGCTGAAGCGCGAGATCAAGGCCGCGAAGAAGAACCAGGTTCCTGAAAACTATGTAAAGCGCGTGATCCAGTTTGCGCGTCAGGGCTATACCGACATTCAGTTCAAGACCTACGACACGGATTGGGATTCGGAAGCCTATCTCACGGTTTCGGGCCAGAACTCGAACAATTCCGTTTCGCTCAAAGACGAATTCCTGCGTGCTGTCGAAAATGATGGCGACTGGAACCTGACGGCGCGTCGCGATGGCCGTGTCATGAAGACGCTGAAAGCCCGCGACCTGTGGGAAAAGATCGGCTATGCCGCATGGGCTTCCGCCGATCCGGGTCTGCATTACAACACGACCATGAACGATTGGCACACCTGCCCGTCCGCCGGTCCGATCCGCGCCTCCAATCCGTGCTCGGAATATATGTTCCTTGACGACACGGCCTGCAATCTGGCGTCGATCAACCTGCTCACCTACCGCAACAAGGACGGTTCGTTCGATATCGCGGCCTATGAGCATACGGCGCGCCTTTGGACCATCGTTCTCGAAATTTCGGTGATGATGGCGCAGTTCCCGTCCAGGGAAATCGCCCGCCTCTCCTATGAATACCGCACGCTCGGCCTTGGCTATGCCAATATTGGCGGCCTGCTGATGACCTCCGGCATTCCCTATGACTCCAAAGAAGGCCGCGCTATCTGCGGTGCGCTGACGGCGATCATGACCGGCGTGGCCTATGCCACATCCGCCGAAATGGCGAAGGAGCTTGGAACCTTCCCAAGCTATGAGCCGAATGCCCAGCATATGCTGCGCGTTATCCGCAACCATCGCCGCGCCGCCCATGGCGAACGTCAGGGCTATGAAGGTCTTGCCGTCAATCCGGTGGCGTTGATTGCTGAGGATTGCCCGGATCAGGACCTCATCGCCCATGCCCGTGCGGCCTGGGACAAGGCGCTGGAGCTTGGCGAAAAGCACGGCTACCGCAATGCGCAGGCCACCGTCATCGCACCGACCGGCACGATTGGCCTCGTCATGGATTGCGATACGACCGGTATCGAGCCAGACTTCGCACTGGTGAAGTTCAAGAAGCTTGCTGGCGGCGGCTATTTCAAGATCATCAACCGCGCCGTGCCGGAAGCGCTGCGCACGCTTGGCTATTCGGAAAGCCAGATCGCGGAGATTGAGGCTTATGCCGTCGGCCATGGCAATCTCAATCAGGCGCCGGGCGTCAATCCGTCGTCGCTGAAGTCGAAGGGCTTTACCGACGAGAAGATCGAAGCCCTGAATGCGGCTCTCAAGAGCGCCTTCGATATCAAGTTCGCGTTCAACAAATGGACGTTGGGCGAAGATTTTTGCAAGGATGTGCTGAAGCTGACCGATGAGCAGCTCAACGATTTCTCGTTTGAACTGCTGCCTGTTCTGGGCTTCTCCAAGAAGGATATCGAAGCGGCCAATATCCATGTTTGCGGCGCGATGACGCTGGAAGGCGCGCCTTTCCTGAAGGAAGAACATTATGCCGTGTTCGATTGCGCCAATCCGTGCGGCAAGATCGGCAAGCGCTATCTCTCGGTGGAAAGCCACATCCACATGATGGCTGCCGCACAGCCCTTCATTTCGGGGGCAATCTCCAAGACGATCAATATGCCGAACGAGGCAACCGTCGAGGACTGCAAGAATGCCTATATGCTGTCGTGGAAGCTGGCTCTCAAGGCAAATGCGCTTTATCGTGATGGCTCCAAGCTGTCGCAACCGCTCAATTCTTCGCTGATTGCCGATGACGAGGATGAAGATGATGCGCTCGAAGCCCTGATCGAGGCGCCGGCAGCAGCCCGCGCCGTTCAGGTGACGGAGCGGATCGTCGAAAAGGTGGTCGAAAAGATCATTCATGAGCGCGAAAAGCTGCCAAATCGCCGTCAGGGCTATACGCAGAAGGCTGTTGTGGGCGGTCACAAGGTTTATTTGCGCACCGGTGAATTTGGTGACGGACGCCTTGGCGAAATCTTCATCGACATGCACAAGGAAGGCGCTGCCTTCCGCGCGATGATGAATAATTTTGCCATCGCCGTGTCGCTCGGCCTGCAATATGGCGTGCCGCTGGAAGAATATGTCGAGGCCTTCACCTTCACGAAGTTTGAACCGGCTGGCATGGTGATCGGTAACGATGCCATCAAGACGGCTACCTCGATCATCGACTATGTGTTCCGCGAGCTAGCGGTTTCCTATCTCGGACGCAACGATCTTGCTCATGTCGACACGAGCGACTTCGGCAATACGGCACTCGGCAAGGGAATCAAGGAAGGCAAGACCAATCTGGTCTCGACCGGCTGGACGCGCGGCTATAAGCCGACACTGGTAACAAACACCCTGCCCGGCAATGAAGCCAAGGGATCTGTTAATTCCGCGCCGCAGGCCTCGAATGTCACGACGCTGAAATCCTCAGGCCCGGCTGCCAACCGCCCGGCAACCATTGGTCTGGTGACGGATGGGGCTACGGCTTTCAAGCGCGATTTCGAGGAACAGCAGCCAGCGCCTGCACCGCTGCAGGAAAGTTCTGCTGCGACTGAGCTTTTCTCCGATAAGGCCGCAGCCGATGCGGCTTCTGCCCGCGCCGAAAGCGCCAATGCGGCGAAGAAACTGGAAGCAGATCGACGCATCAAGTCGATGATGCAGGGCTATACCGGCGATAGTTGCAGCGAGTGCCAGAACTTCACGATGGTTCGCAATGGTACCTGTCTCAAGTGCGATACCTGCGGCGCAACAAGCGGTTGCAGTTGA
- a CDS encoding mechanosensitive ion channel family protein — protein sequence MTEFILEHPWAETLIALGGLFFSAFIANFLIKAILLKMLKHIIQKTSFGQDEELKNLGVISRLANIVPALIIASGILAVPGLPDGALTIIRNVSISFIILTLALAVNSALSVVDTLYHRRTEARSRPIKGYIQVTKLAIYLIATVLIIATLLDRSPVILLSGVGAMAAVLILVFQDTLLSLVASMQIASSNMVRVGDWIEMKNLDANGDVTEIALYTVKVQNFDKTITTIPIRKLITEPMKNYRGMQESGGRRIKRALYIDQNTIGFLDEAERKRLASIGLLEDYLPRKEKEIAEWNAKLGERAKNPVNTRRVTNIGTFRAYVETYLRNHPGIHKSMTLLVRQMDPTPEGLPLEIYCFTNTTNWAAFEQIQSDIFDHLYAILPEFGLNAFQNPSGKDFRSLLVKDKAP from the coding sequence TTGACGGAATTCATTCTTGAGCATCCCTGGGCTGAGACGCTTATAGCTCTTGGCGGTTTGTTTTTTTCAGCTTTCATTGCCAATTTTTTGATTAAGGCAATTCTGCTGAAGATGCTCAAGCACATCATTCAGAAAACCTCGTTCGGTCAGGATGAGGAGCTGAAAAACCTTGGTGTTATCAGCCGTCTGGCGAATATCGTTCCGGCGCTGATTATCGCATCCGGCATTCTTGCCGTTCCGGGGCTGCCCGACGGCGCATTGACGATCATTCGGAATGTGTCGATTTCCTTCATCATTCTGACACTGGCGCTGGCGGTAAATTCTGCGCTGAGCGTAGTCGACACGCTTTACCATCGCCGCACCGAGGCGCGAAGCCGGCCGATAAAGGGTTATATTCAGGTCACGAAACTGGCCATATATCTTATTGCAACGGTTCTTATCATCGCGACATTGCTGGACCGTTCGCCTGTTATTCTGCTTTCAGGCGTCGGCGCCATGGCTGCGGTTCTCATTCTGGTTTTTCAGGATACCCTGCTGTCGCTTGTCGCCAGTATGCAGATCGCCTCGTCAAATATGGTGCGGGTGGGCGACTGGATCGAAATGAAGAACCTGGACGCGAATGGCGATGTCACCGAAATCGCGCTTTATACGGTCAAGGTGCAGAATTTCGATAAAACCATTACCACCATCCCCATCCGCAAGCTCATTACCGAACCGATGAAGAATTATCGGGGAATGCAGGAATCAGGCGGGCGGCGTATCAAGCGCGCTCTTTACATCGATCAGAACACGATTGGCTTTCTGGATGAGGCTGAACGCAAGCGCCTCGCTTCCATCGGTCTGCTGGAAGATTATCTGCCCCGCAAGGAAAAGGAAATTGCCGAGTGGAATGCGAAGCTTGGAGAACGCGCTAAAAACCCAGTCAACACGCGCCGTGTGACCAATATCGGCACATTCCGCGCCTATGTTGAAACCTATCTGCGCAATCATCCGGGGATTCACAAAAGCATGACGCTGCTTGTGCGCCAGATGGATCCGACGCCGGAAGGCCTGCCGCTTGAAATATATTGTTTTACGAATACGACCAATTGGGCCGCATTCGAGCAAATTCAGTCAGATATTTTCGATCATCTCTATGCCATATTGCCGGAATTCGGGCTGAATGCTTTCCAGAACCCCAGCGGCAAGGATTTCCGAAGCCTTCTGGTCAAGGATAAAGCGCCTTGA
- a CDS encoding serine hydrolase domain-containing protein: MRILKTLAGILALLVLGLVIWLAVKPPELLRLGTAYAAKIVCSNVFIAGRDADAVLADDVQAPGNPLLKLLNVSVDHDTKTVTTYFLGFFAPSSATYHRPGLGCANIHGKDLRPAHGPISKIEAQPIDIAIDPAIQELIEKLALAGPGIRAIVVMHDGKLIAERYGPGFSAQTPLLGWSMTKSVMATLIGMRIAEGRMALARYNLFPQWKTDGRSQITLANLMAMESGLRFDENYGTVTDVTRMLFLEQDMAGFAASMPLVTAPATHFNYSSGTANILSRLFMQSFENGKEALDFPMHALFDPLGLSNAVLEMDASGTFAGSSYMYATARDWARIDAFLADGGVIDGKRLLPEGFVSFMAKPSQASLGRYGSALVWRQISGVRAGTEGIPKDAFWMFGHDGQSVMIVPSRKLAVARLGLTPSRTGYNVQNLNAAIIKALYP, translated from the coding sequence ATGCGCATTCTTAAAACGTTAGCGGGTATTCTGGCACTTCTCGTTCTTGGCCTTGTCATATGGCTTGCCGTAAAACCGCCGGAACTGCTGCGTTTGGGGACGGCCTATGCGGCAAAGATCGTTTGCTCCAACGTCTTTATCGCCGGGCGTGATGCCGATGCCGTGCTGGCAGATGATGTACAGGCGCCCGGCAATCCGCTTCTGAAACTCCTCAATGTGTCTGTGGATCACGACACGAAAACGGTCACAACTTACTTTTTAGGCTTCTTCGCGCCAAGCAGCGCCACTTATCATCGCCCCGGCCTTGGCTGCGCCAATATTCATGGCAAGGATTTGCGGCCCGCCCATGGGCCTATATCGAAGATCGAGGCGCAGCCCATCGATATTGCAATTGATCCAGCCATTCAGGAGCTGATCGAAAAACTGGCGCTTGCCGGCCCCGGCATACGGGCAATCGTGGTCATGCACGATGGAAAATTGATTGCAGAACGCTATGGTCCGGGTTTTAGCGCACAGACACCGCTTCTCGGCTGGTCCATGACGAAATCCGTCATGGCGACCCTTATCGGTATGCGCATCGCGGAAGGGCGGATGGCGCTTGCCCGCTATAATCTTTTCCCGCAATGGAAAACCGACGGGCGCTCGCAGATAACGCTTGCCAATCTCATGGCGATGGAAAGCGGCCTTCGCTTCGACGAAAATTACGGAACTGTCACCGACGTCACGCGCATGCTCTTTCTGGAGCAGGATATGGCAGGTTTTGCCGCATCGATGCCGCTCGTGACAGCACCCGCCACACATTTCAACTATTCCAGCGGAACCGCCAACATTCTTTCACGCCTGTTCATGCAGAGCTTTGAGAATGGCAAGGAGGCACTGGACTTTCCTATGCATGCCTTGTTTGATCCGCTTGGTCTTTCAAATGCGGTGCTGGAAATGGATGCGTCGGGTACCTTTGCCGGATCGTCTTATATGTATGCCACGGCGCGTGACTGGGCGCGAATTGACGCCTTTCTTGCCGATGGCGGTGTAATTGATGGAAAGCGCCTGCTGCCGGAAGGCTTCGTCTCTTTCATGGCCAAACCTTCACAGGCTTCCCTCGGACGTTATGGTTCCGCTTTGGTATGGCGGCAGATCTCCGGGGTGAGGGCTGGAACCGAAGGCATCCCGAAAGATGCTTTCTGGATGTTCGGCCATGACGGACAGAGCGTGATGATCGTACCTTCCCGGAAGCTTGCCGTGGCGCGGCTGGGGCTGACACCTTCCCGCACGGGCTATAACGTTCAGAACCTCAACGCCGCCATTATCAAGGCGCTTTATCCTTGA
- a CDS encoding TIGR03862 family flavoprotein has translation MRRDRIAIVGGGPAGLIAAERLSASGHQVTLYEQMPTVGRKFMLAGKSGLNITHSEKFVTFAARYGASRDRILPALDGFGPESLRQWADDLGAETFIGSSGRVFPKAMKASPLLRAWLKRLEAQGVQILTRHRWIGFDDGALLIETPAGPARVEYDSALFALGGVSWPKLGSDAAWVAPFKAKGIEVSRLRPANCGFDVDWSDYFRNRFAGEPVKSVAMTTAAGTSQGEFVITRIGIEGSLVYAHSAALRDDLEKKGEASIILDLAPGRALERLKSDLARQNGKLSFSNLLRKGAGLTGVKAALLWEIQREKDPEKLARTIKALPVAVVRPRPIEEAISSAGGICWNEIDNRYMLRKMPGIFVAGEMIDWEAPTGGYLLTACFAMGVAAAEGIIDWLQAGHN, from the coding sequence ATGCGTAGGGACCGGATCGCGATTGTTGGCGGGGGACCGGCTGGGCTGATAGCCGCTGAACGGCTTTCGGCATCCGGCCATCAGGTCACGCTCTACGAGCAGATGCCAACCGTGGGGCGAAAATTCATGCTCGCGGGAAAATCCGGCCTGAACATCACCCATTCGGAGAAATTTGTAACCTTTGCTGCGCGTTATGGCGCAAGCCGCGACAGAATTCTGCCCGCCCTTGACGGCTTCGGCCCTGAAAGCCTACGCCAATGGGCGGATGATCTTGGGGCAGAAACTTTTATCGGCTCGTCCGGCCGCGTGTTTCCGAAGGCCATGAAGGCATCGCCCCTGTTGCGCGCATGGCTGAAGCGTCTGGAAGCCCAAGGTGTGCAAATTCTCACCCGCCACCGCTGGATCGGGTTTGATGACGGCGCATTGCTCATTGAAACACCGGCTGGCCCGGCCAGGGTAGAATACGACTCGGCACTTTTTGCCCTTGGCGGCGTCAGCTGGCCAAAACTCGGTTCCGATGCCGCATGGGTCGCGCCTTTTAAAGCAAAGGGAATTGAGGTCTCCCGGCTGCGCCCCGCAAATTGTGGTTTTGATGTCGATTGGAGCGACTATTTCCGAAACAGGTTTGCAGGCGAGCCGGTCAAGTCTGTTGCAATGACGACAGCCGCAGGCACCAGTCAGGGTGAATTCGTCATAACCCGCATAGGCATTGAAGGCAGTCTTGTCTATGCGCATTCAGCGGCCTTGCGCGATGATCTTGAAAAGAAGGGCGAGGCCTCTATCATTCTCGATCTTGCGCCCGGCAGAGCGCTGGAGCGCCTGAAATCCGATCTGGCCCGGCAGAATGGAAAGTTGAGCTTCAGCAATCTTCTGCGCAAAGGGGCGGGGCTGACCGGCGTGAAGGCAGCGCTTCTGTGGGAAATTCAGCGGGAGAAAGACCCGGAAAAGCTTGCCCGGACCATCAAGGCACTTCCTGTAGCCGTGGTTCGCCCACGCCCGATAGAAGAAGCTATTTCATCGGCGGGTGGTATCTGCTGGAATGAAATTGATAATCGTTACATGCTGCGCAAGATGCCCGGTATTTTTGTGGCCGGTGAAATGATCGACTGGGAAGCGCCGACGGGCGGTTATCTTCTGACGGCCTGTTTTGCGATGGGCGTGGCTGCGGCAGAAGGAATCATTGACTGGTTGCAAGCGGGGCATAACTGA